In Blastopirellula sediminis, the following proteins share a genomic window:
- a CDS encoding type 1 glutamine amidotransferase domain-containing protein, translating to MNASKPLSGKRIVIFVGDIYEDLELWYPHLRMIEAGAQSVLAGPEAGVVYAGKNGYPAKSDVAIADVNPSDFDGVICPGGFMPDKLRRDEKVKEIIRHFDQKQQLIAAVCHGGWMPISAGVYKGVRTTGSPGIKDDLINAGAIWEDASVVIDRHHVSSRKPDDLPDFCIGILQVLTGQSS from the coding sequence ATGAACGCAAGCAAGCCTCTCAGCGGCAAACGAATCGTCATTTTCGTCGGCGATATCTACGAAGACCTGGAGCTGTGGTATCCCCACCTGCGGATGATCGAAGCCGGCGCCCAGTCGGTCCTCGCCGGTCCCGAAGCCGGAGTCGTCTACGCCGGCAAGAATGGCTACCCCGCGAAAAGCGACGTCGCGATCGCCGACGTGAATCCCAGCGACTTCGACGGCGTCATCTGCCCCGGCGGCTTTATGCCAGACAAGCTTCGCCGCGACGAAAAGGTGAAAGAGATCATTCGCCACTTCGATCAGAAACAGCAGCTGATCGCCGCGGTTTGCCATGGCGGCTGGATGCCGATCTCGGCCGGAGTCTACAAAGGAGTCCGCACGACCGGTTCGCCGGGGATCAAAGACGACCTGATCAACGCCGGCGCGATCTGGGAAGACGCCTCGGTGGTGATCGACCGCCATCACGTCAGCAGCCGCAAGCCGGACGACTTGCCCGACTTCTGCATTGGCATTCTGCAAGTTTTGACAGGCCAATCGTCATGA
- the metF gene encoding methylenetetrahydrofolate reductase [NAD(P)H] produces MNLADYYSPGRLGLSFELFPPKTDKGDASLMLHVEKLVKFKPDYITCTYGAGGSTRGKTLDIVEKVKQVFGVPVASHLTLVESTVADLRLYLAEAERRGVDYIVALRGDPPQGEKKFKPVAKGLSYASELVELVKDEFQEFGVAVAGYPEKHLEAESLDVDIERLKHKVDCGADIVITQLFYRNQDFYEFREKCVAAGINVPIVPGIFPIVNGAQIQRIGTMCGAKIPRVLVEALQKKPDDTEYHMQIGVEYATRQIEELTEAGIPGLHFYVLNRSEATAAILANIRYAKSRT; encoded by the coding sequence ATGAATCTCGCAGACTATTACTCGCCCGGTCGACTCGGGCTGTCGTTTGAACTCTTCCCCCCCAAGACCGACAAGGGGGACGCGTCGCTGATGCTGCACGTCGAGAAGCTGGTCAAATTCAAACCGGACTACATCACGTGCACCTACGGCGCCGGCGGTTCGACGCGCGGCAAGACGCTCGACATTGTCGAAAAGGTAAAGCAAGTCTTCGGCGTCCCGGTCGCATCGCATTTGACCCTGGTCGAGTCGACGGTCGCCGATCTGCGTCTCTACCTGGCCGAAGCGGAACGTCGCGGCGTCGACTACATCGTCGCGCTGCGTGGAGACCCGCCGCAAGGTGAGAAGAAGTTCAAGCCGGTCGCCAAGGGGCTGAGCTACGCCAGCGAATTGGTCGAGCTGGTCAAAGACGAATTCCAGGAGTTCGGCGTCGCCGTCGCCGGTTATCCCGAAAAGCACCTGGAAGCGGAATCGCTCGACGTCGACATCGAACGCTTGAAGCACAAGGTCGATTGCGGCGCCGACATCGTCATCACGCAGCTTTTCTATCGCAACCAGGACTTCTACGAGTTCCGCGAGAAGTGCGTCGCCGCTGGAATCAACGTCCCGATCGTCCCGGGCATCTTCCCGATCGTCAACGGCGCCCAGATCCAGCGGATCGGCACGATGTGCGGCGCCAAGATTCCGCGGGTGCTGGTCGAAGCGCTGCAGAAGAAGCCGGACGACACCGAGTACCACATGCAGATCGGCGTCGAATACGCGACTCGCCAAATCGAAGAACTAACCGAAGCCGGCATCCCGGGCCTCCACTTCTACGTGCTGAACCGATCGGAAGCGACCGCCGCCATTTTGGCGAACATCCGCTACGCCAAGAGCCGCACGTAA
- a CDS encoding VOC family protein, with protein MSLAHFTVATQDGETTAAFFEQIFLWKRIHVPSNTDVLAIWLDIGAGQQMHVLQIEGFEVSPFEKEFGRHFAFFFPAAELPKIRERLAAAGVDVIPAIRPTPFERFFFQDPTGYMWEVIDRDHFVRE; from the coding sequence ATGAGCTTAGCCCACTTCACCGTCGCGACGCAGGACGGGGAAACGACCGCCGCGTTCTTCGAGCAGATCTTTCTCTGGAAGCGGATCCACGTTCCCAGCAACACGGATGTGTTGGCGATTTGGCTCGACATCGGCGCAGGTCAGCAGATGCATGTGCTGCAGATCGAAGGGTTCGAGGTCTCGCCGTTTGAGAAAGAATTCGGTCGGCACTTCGCCTTTTTCTTTCCGGCCGCCGAGTTGCCGAAAATCCGCGAGCGATTAGCGGCCGCCGGCGTCGACGTGATCCCGGCAATTCGCCCGACGCCGTTCGAGCGATTCTTTTTCCAGGATCCGACCGGCTACATGTGGGAGGTGATCGATCGCGATCACTTTGTCCGGGAGTAA
- a CDS encoding YceH family protein, with product MDNANSGGEKQWRPVNATQRRILGVLIEKAKTTPDAYPMTLNGLTTGCNQKSNRDPQMNLDADDVEEALDQLREIGAVAEVHGDGRVVKFRHYMKDWLDCEGNELAIMAELLLRGSQTVGDLRGRAARMGKIPDIGTLMPLLRTLQDKGLVVPLTPEGRGQIVTHGLYSEKEMEEQRRIHGGGMTVAAPAPSRPVVEAQPVAQTTAAPVPTAKPPIEAIDAESESPLVRELRKEIEDLKNEMGRMKKDIEDLWSNLG from the coding sequence ATGGACAATGCAAACTCCGGCGGCGAAAAACAATGGCGCCCCGTAAACGCAACGCAGCGACGCATCTTGGGTGTTTTGATCGAGAAGGCGAAGACGACGCCGGACGCTTACCCGATGACCCTGAACGGTCTGACGACCGGTTGCAATCAAAAGAGCAATCGCGATCCGCAAATGAATCTCGATGCGGATGACGTCGAAGAAGCGCTCGACCAGCTGCGCGAAATCGGCGCGGTGGCCGAAGTGCATGGCGACGGACGCGTCGTCAAGTTTCGTCACTACATGAAAGACTGGCTCGACTGCGAAGGTAACGAACTGGCGATCATGGCCGAACTGTTGCTTCGCGGTTCGCAAACGGTCGGCGATCTCCGGGGCCGCGCCGCGCGAATGGGGAAGATTCCGGACATCGGCACGCTGATGCCGCTGTTGCGCACGCTGCAAGACAAAGGACTCGTTGTGCCTCTGACGCCGGAAGGCCGCGGGCAGATCGTCACGCATGGTCTCTATTCCGAAAAGGAAATGGAAGAACAGCGCCGCATCCATGGCGGTGGAATGACGGTCGCCGCTCCGGCGCCGTCTCGTCCGGTCGTCGAAGCGCAGCCGGTCGCCCAAACGACGGCTGCCCCTGTTCCCACCGCCAAACCGCCGATCGAGGCGATCGACGCCGAGAGCGAAAGCCCGCTGGTGCGCGAACTTCGCAAAGAGATCGAAGATCTGAAGAATGAGATGGGGCGGATGAAGAAGGATATTGAGGATCTGTGGTCGAACTTGGGGTAA
- a CDS encoding NAD(P)/FAD-dependent oxidoreductase, giving the protein MDRQQAVIIGAGPAGLTAAYELLTRTNIKPIVLEMSDMVGGISRTINYKGNRIDIGGHRFFSKSDRVMDWWVNMLPIEEGAKASFTIKYQNQTREVSNNGDGEARCLDPEKVDDVMLVRPRKSRIYFLRRFFDYPISLSAQTVGNLGPVRMAMIGTSYMQARIFPIKNEQNLEQFFINRFGRELYLTFFKSYTEKVWGVPCDAISAAWGAQRIKGLSITKAIMHAIKKPFQRKSNDVSQKGVETSLIEQFLYPKHGPGQMWETCAKKIVELGGELHHKTKVDQLHVEGDKIVGVTVVNENGEKRRIDGDYVFSTMPVNELIRAMDAEVPPNVKEVAAGLQFRDFITVGMLVNKLKIKESGPQGEQLVRDNWIYIQERDVLIGRLQIFNNWSKYLVADQKTVWLGLEYFCYENDELWNKSDEDMAELGKQELAKIDIIDANDVLDATVIRVPKTYPAYFGTYDRFSEIREYVDKIENLYLIGRNGMHRYNNQDHSMLAAMTAVDNICAGSTEKSNIWDVNTEQEYHEEAKK; this is encoded by the coding sequence ATGGATCGCCAACAAGCCGTCATCATTGGCGCCGGACCTGCCGGCTTAACCGCCGCCTACGAACTGCTGACGCGCACCAACATCAAACCGATCGTGTTGGAAATGTCCGACATGGTCGGCGGCATCTCGCGCACGATCAATTACAAAGGGAACCGCATCGACATCGGCGGGCACCGCTTCTTCTCGAAGTCGGACCGCGTGATGGACTGGTGGGTCAACATGTTGCCGATCGAAGAAGGCGCCAAGGCGAGCTTCACGATCAAGTATCAAAATCAAACCCGCGAAGTCTCGAACAACGGCGACGGCGAGGCTCGCTGCCTTGACCCGGAAAAGGTCGACGACGTGATGCTGGTCCGTCCGCGCAAGAGCCGCATCTACTTCCTCCGTCGCTTCTTCGACTATCCGATCTCGCTCAGCGCCCAAACGGTCGGCAACCTGGGTCCGGTTCGCATGGCGATGATCGGCACCAGCTACATGCAGGCCCGCATCTTCCCGATCAAGAACGAGCAGAACCTCGAGCAGTTCTTCATCAACCGCTTCGGGCGCGAGCTCTACCTCACCTTCTTCAAGTCGTACACCGAGAAGGTCTGGGGCGTACCGTGCGACGCGATCAGCGCCGCATGGGGAGCTCAACGGATCAAAGGCCTGTCGATCACCAAGGCGATCATGCACGCGATCAAGAAGCCGTTCCAACGCAAATCGAACGACGTCAGCCAGAAGGGAGTCGAAACCTCGCTGATCGAACAGTTCCTCTATCCCAAGCATGGCCCCGGCCAGATGTGGGAAACGTGTGCAAAGAAGATCGTCGAACTCGGCGGCGAACTCCACCACAAGACGAAAGTGGACCAGTTGCATGTCGAGGGAGACAAGATCGTCGGCGTCACCGTGGTGAACGAAAATGGCGAAAAGCGTCGCATCGACGGCGACTACGTCTTCTCGACCATGCCGGTCAACGAATTGATTCGCGCGATGGACGCCGAAGTTCCCCCCAACGTCAAGGAAGTGGCCGCAGGGCTGCAGTTCCGCGACTTCATCACGGTCGGCATGCTGGTCAACAAGCTAAAGATCAAAGAAAGCGGTCCGCAGGGCGAACAGCTGGTCCGCGACAACTGGATCTACATCCAAGAGCGCGACGTGTTAATCGGCCGCTTGCAGATCTTCAACAACTGGAGCAAATACCTGGTCGCCGATCAGAAGACCGTTTGGCTCGGCCTCGAATACTTCTGCTACGAGAACGACGAACTGTGGAACAAGTCGGACGAAGATATGGCGGAGCTTGGCAAACAAGAGCTGGCCAAGATCGACATCATCGACGCTAACGACGTGCTTGATGCGACGGTGATCCGGGTTCCCAAGACCTACCCCGCCTACTTCGGCACGTACGATCGCTTCAGCGAAATTCGGGAGTACGTCGACAAGATCGAGAACTTGTACCTGATCGGCCGCAACGGCATGCATCGGTACAACAACCAAGATCACTCGATGCTCGCGGCGATGACCGCGGTCGACAACATCTGCGCCGGCTCGACCGAAAAGTCGAACATCTGGGACGTCAACACCGAGCAGGAATATCACGAAGAAGCGAAGAAGTAG